One Devosia lacusdianchii genomic window carries:
- a CDS encoding S24 family peptidase produces the protein MRAWPGSIIRSPIIKDGALMLVDTRPNQHVRSGCFYIIVLDGDVLVKLINRRIDGTIELISHNPAYPKEIIDSQQLDRLTIPGQVVWYGQKL, from the coding sequence ATCCGCGCCTGGCCTGGCAGCATAATCCGGAGCCCGATAATTAAGGACGGGGCGTTAATGCTGGTGGACACCCGACCCAATCAGCATGTTCGATCTGGTTGCTTCTACATTATCGTCCTCGACGGCGATGTGCTTGTGAAGCTCATCAACCGTCGCATAGATGGAACCATCGAGTTGATTTCCCACAACCCCGCGTACCCTAAGGAAATCATCGACAGCCAACAGCTTGACCGCCTGACAATCCCTGGCCAGGTGGTCTGGTATGGCCAGAAACTTTGA